The sequence ATTGTGGTGTTCTTTTCCAGTTGGGTTATGGCTGGTAGTTGGCTAAGGACAGGCTGGACGGCTGTGCCCGGCCTTTCACCGCATTGCCCCTCAGAggcatgtgtctgtgtgttatGTCATTAGATAGCTAATCCTGTTTACAGGCCTGTCCTTTCTCTGGGGACAGCCTTTCATCAGAAGCCTTTGTCCTTGGCCCCAGAGGAATCCTAACCGGAGCCATTAGGAGACTATTGCTTTGTGCTGCTCCAACCAATCAGATCACATGGCTAATTTTTGACCATTCATGTGTCTTCTAAGTAACATGAGAATAGTATTtaaagggagagaagaggtagGGACTTCagggttttttcccctctggttTTTCCCCACTGGCTATTTAAGATCTTAGACTggtgtggggtttttgttttttggttttttttttggtctttttagggctgcactcgcagcatatggaggttcccaggctaggggctgaatcagagctgtagccaccagcctccgccagagccacagcaatgccagatccgagccacatctgccacctacactacaggtcacagcaacgccagatctttagcccactgagcaagggcagagattgaacacgcaaccttatggttcctagtcaaatttgtttctgttgcaccacaataaGAACTCTTAGACTAGCATGTTTTtgataaattaagaaagaaagaaaggaaaaagggtgaggaaggaagaaggaaggaaagaaggagacagaaggaagagagaaagaaggagggagggaggaatacaACGTCCCCTGGGTCCTTGGTCCTTGGTCCAGCTCTCAAAaggctttctgggagttcccatcgtggcgcagtggttaacgaatccgactaggaaccatgaggttgcgggttcggtccctgcccttgctcagtgggttaatgatctggcgttgccgtgagctgtggtgtaggttgcagacgcggctcggatcccgcgttgctgtggctctggcataggccggtggctacagctccgattcaacccctagcctgggaacctccatatgccatgggagtggcccaagaaatagcaacaacaacaacaacaaaaataaataaataaaaaaataaaaaggctttctGACCTCATGGTACTTTCTAGAAGAAACTGTCCTGAGAGTGGGGTCTGGGAGGATTTCTTAGGGCACACCTGCTCCCCGGGCAGCACAAGCGAGGCTTTTTCGGTGGCTGTGGTTCGCAAATTCCGTCCCTGCAGTAGACTGAAACACGCCCTTTGTCCGTTTTGGACTTGAGGCTGTGcgagtcccctcccctccctgccgcCCCCTCAGTTCCTCTTCAATTATTAATAAGCATGTGttttttataaacatttcctTAATAGTAATTTTCCCACATCTGAGCACAGACTTTATATTGCAGTTTGGAAGCAAGGAATCAGAATGCCTTTACCAAGCTAATTATTAAAGATTGTTGTTGCAAAATCTGACTGCGTTGAATTAATTTAGAATTCTGCTGCTTGTGAtgaaaagggaggggggagagagggcaCACATGTGAAAGCGCTTTGGAGACTGCAAGTTATTTTACAACTGTAACGGgatgttgttattattacttgTGTCGGGTTGCAAGTGCCTTTTCTTCTCAGGACCTCTCTTGCCTTCCAGGAAAGCCTTGTGAAAACTGTAGAGAGGGTGGTAGTTACCCTTTCACCTCCTCCTCATGGGAAAAGGGGGTCCTTGCCATCGACTGTCCTGGAAACGATGGCCAGATGAGTCAcaccatgttttttgtttttagggaaggAATATGGCAAAGCTGATGCGAGGTGGCTGACTTCTGATCCCACCATTGTGGCTTTGGAAATTCTGACTGTTGTCCTCGATGGCTCTCTGGCACTGGTCCTCATTTATGCCATCGTCAAAGAGAAATATTATCGGTAAGTGCTCTTCTCCTGTCCTTCTGAGAAGAGGAGACCCATGCGCTGCCCTGATGCCAAAGTGACCTGGGGAGTGGATAATGACCGCTGTTCTTGGTTAGAGGAAAAGTAGAGTAGAAACGAAAATCGTGCCACCAGGATCATTTCAGACCATCTGCAATAAAAAACATGAGAAAGACGACTCAGTGACCACCTCCGTGCTGCAGAGGCAAGCCCAGTATTAACAGCGTTAGCAGATTGGCCACTGATCTGTTGGAGAATCAGAGGATAATATCGCCATCCTTTTATCCCCAAATCATTCTAGAAAACTCCTATTCCACTTGCCAGGGGGGAGAAAACATCCCCTAGGTAATTCGGAGCTTGACATACAAGACAAGCTTTCAGACGCAGGTCGTGGAGGGACTgaggaaggcaggagaggaggaggaagacggcCGGCTAGTCATCCATCCGTCAGGCTCCGAAGCTTTGAACTccgcttcctccctccctcccttcatctcCTTCTTAGGGACAGAGTGACCCGGGACAAAGAGATTGCTCTCCGGGGGATGATTTCCCTAAAACAATGTCCGGGGGAGGCCCAGGGGCATTCAATTTTCCACCGTCCTCTATTACAGAAGTCTTATGTAGAGCTTCATCGTAAaatttcagatttgaaagagaccTCAAAGATCACACTTCCCTCCCCACGCTCAGTTTTACATAAAGAAATGGCACGAAAGTTGCAATTTCTCCTTGGTGCCTTACCCGTCTTTGACCCCGGGATCACGGTTGTGGATTTATTACCCGCCCATTTcttattatttcaaacatttataaCGTAGGCATTGTTGTGGGCTTCCTGGGTCCTGGGCACAATGCTTTATCtacatatctcatttaatctccacaGTATTATTCAAGGAATggcctattattattatcattatccctTTTGGAGCAGGTAGAATTGTGGCTTATGGAGAGATTCACATCCAGGTCTCGCTTTACTGGGTCAGGTGTGACCTCACTAAATCTTACCAACTATAGGacgggagaggagttccctggtggtcttgctagtaaggattcagcattgtcactgctgtggtgttggttcgatccctggcctgggaatgttcgcgtgctgtgggtgtagccaaaaaaatataacaataaaataaaaattagagttcccactgtggtttagtggtaatgaacccagctagtacccatgagaatgtgggtttgatccctggtgttgctcagtgggttaaggatctggcattgccttgagctgcagtgtaggttgcagactcggctcagatctggcatttttgtggctgtggtgtaggccagcagctgtagctctgattcgacctccagcctgggaacttccatatgccacgggcatggccctaaaaagacaaaagtaaataaaataatttttttttttaggtaggagttctcgttgtggtgcagtgggttaagaatctgactgcacggagctcccactgtagctcagcaggttaagaacctaccataatatctatgaggacccctagcctcactcagtgggttaaggatctgggttaaatctgcagctcagatttaatccctggcctgggaacttccatatgctgtgggtgccgtgattaaaaacagaaaaaaaaagaaagaataaggcaGGACACCCCAGAGACCTTATTTAACTGTGAGAATAATCTTCTAGAAAGGGCGGTATTGTTTCTTTGAAGAAAGCACAGTCTCCTTTAATTACCAACTTGCACCATCAAAGGAACACTCCATAAAACCCGCGGTCCAGTCTCAGGGAGGTTTTCTGCGCTGGAAGACTGGCCACGGTGGTGCCGCCGGCAGCTTCATcccttgtctctttctctctaacAGGCATTTCGTACAGATTACCCTGTGCGTGTGTGAACTGTATGGCGGGTGGATGACCTTCTGCCCAGACTGGCTTTGGGAAGTCCCAACCTCAGCACCAACAACTGGCTCTACTTTTGGGTCTATCTGGTATTTTTCAATGGTGTGTGGGTTCTGATCCCAGGCCTGTTACTGTGGCAGTCGTGGGTAGAACTCAAGGACGTGCATTGCAAAGGATCCAATGCAGGCAAAAAATTTCAGTGAATTTTCAAAAttgtaaatgttattattttgctttatgaGCCAGAATGAATCAACCTTCTTGTTGGGCCAAAATATAATACATTCCTTTACATTGTCATTTTTGAACAGCCTAATGGATTTCAGTGGATTCCATTTCAAATGGATTGTAAGGTGgcgagtttttgttgttgttgtctccAATTAAATGGCAAGATAGGGAACAGAGAAGAAATTTTAACTTGTAATAATAACACTTTGAGTTATACATTTTTGTGGCTGACACTAATTGTTCTACATTAATAAAGCCAATTATCATGAAATACTATTCCGTACAGCatgttatattaatattttatttcaaagaacatATCGTTTCTTCAACTTTTGATCTTCCCACCAGCTTGACCAAAGTGAAACCAGAAACGAAATGAGTGCTTCTGTTTTGCATGATAGTAGAACAAATTGGTGAGTGTGCTAACTCCTCATGAGTCAACACTGGGGATTCAACAAGATGACTGATTTATATCTGTCCTTTGTCAAGCAGGAAGATTTGAGATACCATACCAACATACAATCAAAAGTAAACCAGGGCTTacttttgtggcttagcaggttatgaacccgactagtatccatgaggatgcgggttcgatccccagcctcactcagtgggtagggatccggcattgttgtagctgtggtataggccagcggctgcagctccagttcagtccctagcctgggatcttccatgtgcctcaggtatggctgtaaaaagggaaaaaaaatcaggaactAGGAACATAGGGAAAATAAGAGTGAGAAAGAATAAGATGAAGGTAAAGTTATATGCAAAATGCATGCCATGATGGCATGTGGCATTGATAGAAGTGAAGCATAAATTTGACACTTACCTTCAGTACCAAGAGGGAAATAGGGTCACATTGTGTTTGGGAAAACACTGAAACATACCTGTGTGGGCAGATGGTTAGAGCGGTTCTGTCAGAGGTGGGGAGCAGGTTCTTGCACTAACTGGTTCAATGCCTGCCTTTCTTAGTAGACGCTTAGCTCACAGATGGAGTCTCTGCTTAGAAGAGAGCCCCAGGGAgctcttgtcatggctcagtggtaacgaaccctaccAACATCCacaaggattcgggttcaatccctggcctcactcaactgggttgaggatctggcattgctgtgagctgtgatgtaggtcacagatgtggcttggatctggtgttgctgtggcccctagcctgggaaattccatatgcagcaggtgcagccctaacaaacaaacaaacaaacaaaaaaaaaaacaaaaaacaaaaaaaaggagttcctgtcgtggcacagtggttaactaatccgactaggaaccatgaggttgcgggttcggtccctggccttgctcagtgggttaaggatccggagttgccgtgagctgtggtgtaggttgcagacgcggctcggatcccgagttgccgtggctctagcgtaggccggtggctacagctccgattggacctctagcctgggaacctccatatgccgcaggattggcccaagaaatggcaaaaagacaaaaaaaaaagtcccatacGTACACCAGGCACTCGATCAGTGTGGTGGATCCTGTCGCTGAGCTCGGTCTGCGTTCCCCCCACCTTCTAGAGTTCCTTGTACCCTGCAGGGAGCTGCAGGTTACGGTCCTTCATGCAAAATTGGTTTCACCTTTCAGAGGTACTTGTGAGGGATTTGGAGGGTGAAAGCATGGAGAGCATTTTCAGTTGTTccttgctgttgttgtttgttttgtggtgACAAGTAAGATCGTGGAAATGTGAGGGTTTAGGGGCATTAGCACAGCAGGTGTTCAGCTTCGTGGGTACTGAGAGGCACTTGTGGTTGGAGCAGCGGG is a genomic window of Phacochoerus africanus isolate WHEZ1 chromosome 13, ROS_Pafr_v1, whole genome shotgun sequence containing:
- the EBPL gene encoding LOW QUALITY PROTEIN: emopamil-binding protein-like (The sequence of the model RefSeq protein was modified relative to this genomic sequence to represent the inferred CDS: inserted 1 base in 1 codon), whose translation is MCAGWELSSAAGGSLLLTAALLAVSCALGLRLGRGRGAADRGALAWLCFDALVHFALEGPFVYLSLVGNITDSDALIASLWKEYGKADARWLTSDPTIVALEILTVVLDGSLALVLIYAIVKEKYYRHFVQITLCVCELYGGWMTFCPDWLXGSPNLSTNNWLYFWVYLVFFNGVWVLIPGLLLWQSWVELKDVHCKGSNAGKKFQ